In a genomic window of Ipomoea triloba cultivar NCNSP0323 chromosome 3, ASM357664v1:
- the LOC116013981 gene encoding uncharacterized protein LOC116013981 isoform X2 encodes MFVKKLERLVEKASFNKKPVGNVDGLKPDDVNPRLVYHYGVPPGALLLSYDSIQKILAISTKDGRIKVFGKDGAQALLESPHIVPSKFMQFMENQGFLININVDNHIEVWDVDQKSLSNVHEFKRDITSFKIIQHTPYMYIGDSLGYVWVLKLEKEPCNVVKMKYHIPFSASHGNSNEDGDNAVVEILPQPTAESKRVLIIYRDGFIILWAVQESKTIFTTGGNALQSVNHEAKKTTAACWACPNGTKLVVGYSNGEIFIWSIPNASNLKSEQESIKESSFASPNAPICKLNIGYKLDKIPIAKLRWAYADGKASRLYVMGFSDNLMNLSQVVLLNEHTESRTIKLGLHPPESCLDMEIISSSKAPSKQKYDAFLLLGKSGVVYAYDDSLVERYLLQCQTKSPPSLPKEISVKLPFVDSSITIAKLITDNPYMLWSGNQDYNSLTKDIFPLFPFERKQKDGTISNSGSSAEFSKAKNLYITGHSNGAINFWDVSCPLLLPIVSLTQQSEDNFSLSGVPVTALCLVFDLHILISGDQNGMIRIYKFKTEAFAPDNSFLSFQGSKKGSNQIIRSLKLLKVNGAVLSITMNPNSKSFSVGSDQGYVSLIDIESLSVLYERHIATELCTGIISSQFETCSLHGFEKNVLVLATRDSSVLALEGETGNILSPSMVHPKKPSRALFMQIIGVQENSNRGSSISDCMNTDKGNSDASRLPLVLLCSEKAVYVYSLVHVVQGVKKVHYKKKFHSSSCCWASTFDGPQAGVTLLFSNGKVEIRSLPELSLLKETSVRGLTVSTPKANSISDTSICSSHSGELIVVDRDQEMFFISVSVLKDSYRFLDLASQVYDREILVEQGPISAPIIHKEKKKGIFGSVIKGNKAKNPPEQAAEDPQESIEELSAIFSVPNFPLDAENDEKLSMDEDDILDIDDIDIEDPVVKPKGNPMVAALNKQNLTNSFEAIRGKLKSLKVKNDKVQVTESPQDEKAGAVDQIKKKYGYTSSETSAAEAAKSKLSENLRKLQGINLRTAEMQDTARSFSAMAKEVLKFAGNEKGNDKASS; translated from the exons ATGTTCGTGAAGAAACTCGAGAGACTCGTGGAGAAGGCTTCTTTCAACAAGAAG CCTGTAGGGAACGTGGATGGTTTAAAGCCTGATGACGTCAATCCCCGTTTAGTATATCACTATGGAGTTCCACCAGGAGCTCTTCTGTTGTCTTACGACTCCATTCAGAAAATTCTTGCCATTTCAACCAA AGATGGCAGGATCAAAGTGTTTGGGAAAGATGGTGCCCAAGCTCTACTGGAATCTCCTCACATAGTACCAAGCAAATTCATGCAG TTTATGGAAAATCAAGGCTTTCtcattaatataaatgttgATAACCATATTGAG GTTTGGGATGTAGACCAGAAGTCTTTGTCAAATGTTCATGAGTTTAAGAGGGATATCAcctcttttaaaattattcaacATACTCCATATAT GTATATTGGAGATTCTCTAGGTTATGTTTGGGTTTTGAAGCTAGAAAAAGAACCATGCAATGTAGTGAAAATGAAATATCATATACCATTTTCAGCATCTCATG GGAATTCAAATGAAGATGGGGACAATGCTGTAGTTGAAATCCTGCCTCAACCTACAGCAGAAAGTAAGAG GGTTCTCATTATTTATCGAGATGGATTCATTATATTGTGGGCAGTTCAAGAAAGCAAAACCATCTTTACAACTGGAGGAAATGCACTGCAATCTGTAAATCATGAGGCAAAAAAAACAACAGCAGCTTGTTGGGCTTGTCCTAATGGAACTAAATTAGTTGTTGGATACAGCAATGGAGAAATATTTATCTGGAGCATCCCAAATGCTTCAAATTTGAAAAGTGAACAAGAATCTATCAAAGAGTCTTCTTTTGCCTCTCCAAATGCTCCTATTTGTAAACTGAATATTGGATATAAATTAGACAAGATCCCTATAGCCAAGTTAAGGTGGGCTTATGCAGATGGTAAAGCAAGTCGATTGTATGTTATGGGCTTCTCTGATAATCTGATGAACTTGTCACAG GTCGTTTTACTGAATGAGCATACTGAATCACGCACAATTAAGTTGGGACTTCATCCACCTGAGTCTTGTCTTGATATGGAGATTATTTCAAGCTCTAAAGCACCAAGCAAGCAGAAATATGATGCATTCCTTTTGCTTGGGAAGTCAGGTGTTGTTTATGCATATGATGATAGTTTAGTAGAAAGGTACCTGTTGCAATGCCAGACCAAGTCCCCACCTTCACTCCCAAAGGAAATATCGGTGAAGTTGCCATTTGTTGATTCTAGCATCACCATTGCAAAACTCATAACAGATAACCCATATATGTTATGGTCAGGGAATCAG GATTATAATTCCCTGACTAAAGATATATTTCCTCTTTTTCCATTTGAGAGGAAGCAAAAAGATGGAACTATTTCTAACTCAGGCAGTTCTGCCGAGTTTTCAAAGGCTAAGAACTTGTACATAACAGGGCATAGTAATGGAGCCATAAATTTTTGGGATGTCTCATGCCCACTCTTGCTTCCAATTGTATCACTCACTCAACAG AGTGAAGACAACTTTTCATTAAGTGGTGTGCCAGTGACAGCATTGTGCCTTGTCTTTGACTTACATATCCTTATTTCCGGTGATCAAAATGGAATG ATTcgtatttataaatttaaaaccGAGGCATTTGCCCCAGACAACAGTTTTTTGTCATTCCAAG GTTCAAAGAAAGGAAGCAATCAAATTATCCGAAGTCTTAAGCTTCTGAAGGTTAATGGAGCTGTACTTTCTATTACTATGAACCCAAATTCAAAGAGTTTTTCTGTTGGGTCTGATCAAGGATAC GTCTCACTAATTGATATTGAGAGCCTCAGCGTATTGTATGAAAGGCACATAGCAACTGAACTCTGCACAGGTATCATCTCTTCACAGTTTGAGACATGCAGCCTCCATGGTTTTGAGAAGAATGTTCTAGTGCTGGCTACAAGAGATTCATCAGTGTTGGCACTTGAGGGTGAGACAGGGAACATATTAAGCCCTAGTATGGTTCATCCTAAGAAGCCCTCCAGAGCTCTATTTATGCAGATTATTG GTGTACAGGAAAATTCCAATAGAGGATCTAGCATTTCAGATTGCATGAACACAGATAAGGGGAATTCTGATGCCTCAAGGCTACCACTTGTATTACTCTGTTCTGAAAAAGCTGTTTATGTGTATTCCTTGGTGCATGTAGTTCAG GGAGTTAAAAAAGTACACTACAAAAAGAAGTTTCATTCCTCTTCTTGCTGCTGGGCTTCCACTTTTGATGGTCCTCAGGCTGGTGTCACTCTTCTCTTTTCAAATGGAAAAGTTGAAATAAG ATCCCTTCCAGAGCTATCCCTTCTAAAAGAAACATCAGTAAGAGGGCTTACGGTTTCAACTCCAAAAGCAAACTCAATTTCTGACACCTCCATATGCTCTTCGCATAGTGGTGAACTCATAGTG GTGGACAGGGATCAAGAAATGTTTTTCATCTCAGTTTCAGTCCTAAAGGATTCCTACAG GTTTCTGGACCTTGCATCCCAAGTTTACGATAGAGAGATATTGGTTGAACAAGGACCTATTTCAGCACCCATCATccataaagaaaagaaaaag GGTATATTTGGGTCTGTCATCAAAGGAAACAAAGCAAAGAATCCACCTGAACAAGCAGCTGAAGATCCGCAAGAAAGTATTGAAGAATTGTCAGCAATCTTTTCAGTTCCCAATTTTCCTTTAGATGCAGAGAATGATGAGAAGTTAAGCATGGATGAAGATGACATCTTGGATATAG ATGACATTGACATTGAAGATCCTGTAGTGAAACCTAAAGGAAATCCAATGGTTGCAGCACTAAACAAACAGAACCTTACAAATTCATTTGAAGCAATCAGAG GGAAACTTAAGAGCTTGAAGGTCAAAAATGACAAAGTTCAAGTTACTGAATCACCACAGGATGAGAAGGCTGGTGCTGTTGaccaaataaagaaaaaatatggaTACACTTCAAGT GAAACAAGTGCTGCAGAAGCAGCAAAATCAAAGCTCAgtgaaaatttgagaaaattgcaG GGCATCAACCTTAGAACAGCTGAGATGCAGGATACTGCCAGATCATTTTCTGCCATGGCTAAAGAGGTGCTAAAATTTGCTGGGAATGAGAAAGGAAATGATAAAGCAAGTTCCTGA
- the LOC116013981 gene encoding uncharacterized protein LOC116013981 isoform X1: MFVKKLERLVEKASFNKKPVGNVDGLKPDDVNPRLVYHYGVPPGALLLSYDSIQKILAISTKDGRIKVFGKDGAQALLESPHIVPSKFMQFMENQGFLININVDNHIEVWDVDQKSLSNVHEFKRDITSFKIIQHTPYMYIGDSLGYVWVLKLEKEPCNVVKMKYHIPFSASHGNSNEDGDNAVVEILPQPTAESKRVLIIYRDGFIILWAVQESKTIFTTGGNALQSVNHEAKKTTAACWACPNGTKLVVGYSNGEIFIWSIPNASNLKSEQESIKESSFASPNAPICKLNIGYKLDKIPIAKLRWAYADGKASRLYVMGFSDNLMNLSQVVLLNEHTESRTIKLGLHPPESCLDMEIISSSKAPSKQKYDAFLLLGKSGVVYAYDDSLVERYLLQCQTKSPPSLPKEISVKLPFVDSSITIAKLITDNPYMLWSGNQDYNSLTKDIFPLFPFERKQKDGTISNSGSSAEFSKAKNLYITGHSNGAINFWDVSCPLLLPIVSLTQQQGLMQYDITMQSEDNFSLSGVPVTALCLVFDLHILISGDQNGMIRIYKFKTEAFAPDNSFLSFQGSKKGSNQIIRSLKLLKVNGAVLSITMNPNSKSFSVGSDQGYVSLIDIESLSVLYERHIATELCTGIISSQFETCSLHGFEKNVLVLATRDSSVLALEGETGNILSPSMVHPKKPSRALFMQIIGVQENSNRGSSISDCMNTDKGNSDASRLPLVLLCSEKAVYVYSLVHVVQGVKKVHYKKKFHSSSCCWASTFDGPQAGVTLLFSNGKVEIRSLPELSLLKETSVRGLTVSTPKANSISDTSICSSHSGELIVVDRDQEMFFISVSVLKDSYRFLDLASQVYDREILVEQGPISAPIIHKEKKKGIFGSVIKGNKAKNPPEQAAEDPQESIEELSAIFSVPNFPLDAENDEKLSMDEDDILDIDDIDIEDPVVKPKGNPMVAALNKQNLTNSFEAIRGKLKSLKVKNDKVQVTESPQDEKAGAVDQIKKKYGYTSSETSAAEAAKSKLSENLRKLQGINLRTAEMQDTARSFSAMAKEVLKFAGNEKGNDKASS, translated from the exons ATGTTCGTGAAGAAACTCGAGAGACTCGTGGAGAAGGCTTCTTTCAACAAGAAG CCTGTAGGGAACGTGGATGGTTTAAAGCCTGATGACGTCAATCCCCGTTTAGTATATCACTATGGAGTTCCACCAGGAGCTCTTCTGTTGTCTTACGACTCCATTCAGAAAATTCTTGCCATTTCAACCAA AGATGGCAGGATCAAAGTGTTTGGGAAAGATGGTGCCCAAGCTCTACTGGAATCTCCTCACATAGTACCAAGCAAATTCATGCAG TTTATGGAAAATCAAGGCTTTCtcattaatataaatgttgATAACCATATTGAG GTTTGGGATGTAGACCAGAAGTCTTTGTCAAATGTTCATGAGTTTAAGAGGGATATCAcctcttttaaaattattcaacATACTCCATATAT GTATATTGGAGATTCTCTAGGTTATGTTTGGGTTTTGAAGCTAGAAAAAGAACCATGCAATGTAGTGAAAATGAAATATCATATACCATTTTCAGCATCTCATG GGAATTCAAATGAAGATGGGGACAATGCTGTAGTTGAAATCCTGCCTCAACCTACAGCAGAAAGTAAGAG GGTTCTCATTATTTATCGAGATGGATTCATTATATTGTGGGCAGTTCAAGAAAGCAAAACCATCTTTACAACTGGAGGAAATGCACTGCAATCTGTAAATCATGAGGCAAAAAAAACAACAGCAGCTTGTTGGGCTTGTCCTAATGGAACTAAATTAGTTGTTGGATACAGCAATGGAGAAATATTTATCTGGAGCATCCCAAATGCTTCAAATTTGAAAAGTGAACAAGAATCTATCAAAGAGTCTTCTTTTGCCTCTCCAAATGCTCCTATTTGTAAACTGAATATTGGATATAAATTAGACAAGATCCCTATAGCCAAGTTAAGGTGGGCTTATGCAGATGGTAAAGCAAGTCGATTGTATGTTATGGGCTTCTCTGATAATCTGATGAACTTGTCACAG GTCGTTTTACTGAATGAGCATACTGAATCACGCACAATTAAGTTGGGACTTCATCCACCTGAGTCTTGTCTTGATATGGAGATTATTTCAAGCTCTAAAGCACCAAGCAAGCAGAAATATGATGCATTCCTTTTGCTTGGGAAGTCAGGTGTTGTTTATGCATATGATGATAGTTTAGTAGAAAGGTACCTGTTGCAATGCCAGACCAAGTCCCCACCTTCACTCCCAAAGGAAATATCGGTGAAGTTGCCATTTGTTGATTCTAGCATCACCATTGCAAAACTCATAACAGATAACCCATATATGTTATGGTCAGGGAATCAG GATTATAATTCCCTGACTAAAGATATATTTCCTCTTTTTCCATTTGAGAGGAAGCAAAAAGATGGAACTATTTCTAACTCAGGCAGTTCTGCCGAGTTTTCAAAGGCTAAGAACTTGTACATAACAGGGCATAGTAATGGAGCCATAAATTTTTGGGATGTCTCATGCCCACTCTTGCTTCCAATTGTATCACTCACTCAACAG caaGGCCTAATGCAATATGATATCACCATGCAGAGTGAAGACAACTTTTCATTAAGTGGTGTGCCAGTGACAGCATTGTGCCTTGTCTTTGACTTACATATCCTTATTTCCGGTGATCAAAATGGAATG ATTcgtatttataaatttaaaaccGAGGCATTTGCCCCAGACAACAGTTTTTTGTCATTCCAAG GTTCAAAGAAAGGAAGCAATCAAATTATCCGAAGTCTTAAGCTTCTGAAGGTTAATGGAGCTGTACTTTCTATTACTATGAACCCAAATTCAAAGAGTTTTTCTGTTGGGTCTGATCAAGGATAC GTCTCACTAATTGATATTGAGAGCCTCAGCGTATTGTATGAAAGGCACATAGCAACTGAACTCTGCACAGGTATCATCTCTTCACAGTTTGAGACATGCAGCCTCCATGGTTTTGAGAAGAATGTTCTAGTGCTGGCTACAAGAGATTCATCAGTGTTGGCACTTGAGGGTGAGACAGGGAACATATTAAGCCCTAGTATGGTTCATCCTAAGAAGCCCTCCAGAGCTCTATTTATGCAGATTATTG GTGTACAGGAAAATTCCAATAGAGGATCTAGCATTTCAGATTGCATGAACACAGATAAGGGGAATTCTGATGCCTCAAGGCTACCACTTGTATTACTCTGTTCTGAAAAAGCTGTTTATGTGTATTCCTTGGTGCATGTAGTTCAG GGAGTTAAAAAAGTACACTACAAAAAGAAGTTTCATTCCTCTTCTTGCTGCTGGGCTTCCACTTTTGATGGTCCTCAGGCTGGTGTCACTCTTCTCTTTTCAAATGGAAAAGTTGAAATAAG ATCCCTTCCAGAGCTATCCCTTCTAAAAGAAACATCAGTAAGAGGGCTTACGGTTTCAACTCCAAAAGCAAACTCAATTTCTGACACCTCCATATGCTCTTCGCATAGTGGTGAACTCATAGTG GTGGACAGGGATCAAGAAATGTTTTTCATCTCAGTTTCAGTCCTAAAGGATTCCTACAG GTTTCTGGACCTTGCATCCCAAGTTTACGATAGAGAGATATTGGTTGAACAAGGACCTATTTCAGCACCCATCATccataaagaaaagaaaaag GGTATATTTGGGTCTGTCATCAAAGGAAACAAAGCAAAGAATCCACCTGAACAAGCAGCTGAAGATCCGCAAGAAAGTATTGAAGAATTGTCAGCAATCTTTTCAGTTCCCAATTTTCCTTTAGATGCAGAGAATGATGAGAAGTTAAGCATGGATGAAGATGACATCTTGGATATAG ATGACATTGACATTGAAGATCCTGTAGTGAAACCTAAAGGAAATCCAATGGTTGCAGCACTAAACAAACAGAACCTTACAAATTCATTTGAAGCAATCAGAG GGAAACTTAAGAGCTTGAAGGTCAAAAATGACAAAGTTCAAGTTACTGAATCACCACAGGATGAGAAGGCTGGTGCTGTTGaccaaataaagaaaaaatatggaTACACTTCAAGT GAAACAAGTGCTGCAGAAGCAGCAAAATCAAAGCTCAgtgaaaatttgagaaaattgcaG GGCATCAACCTTAGAACAGCTGAGATGCAGGATACTGCCAGATCATTTTCTGCCATGGCTAAAGAGGTGCTAAAATTTGCTGGGAATGAGAAAGGAAATGATAAAGCAAGTTCCTGA